In Devosia beringensis, a single window of DNA contains:
- a CDS encoding ABC transporter ATP-binding protein — protein sequence MNEALLDVRNLSVDFHTARGTVHAVKNVSWSINRGETLAILGESGSGKSVSAAAVMNILDVPPAQIVGGEILFEGQDLLKVSYETHRALNGKKIAMIFQDPLSHLNPVYSVGWQIIEMMTAHGRPADMARERALELIRRVGIADAEAALHKYPHQFSGGQRQRLMIAMALMLKPDILIADEPTTALDVTIQAEVLALLKELQAETGMGLVLITHDLGVVAEIADRVVVMSGGEIVEQGTPRDVYHNAQHPYTRQLIGAAPGKGEIRLHDEAAPVLLETRKLTKTYGEFTALRDVSLVLHRGQTLAVVGESGSGKSTLARAILRLEQADSGEALWKGQDLLGLNARDLLGVRRQIQMVFQDPTQSLNPRMSVYQLISEGWDIHRLMPDKAARQLRVAELLEQVGLAPEMAQRYPHQFSGGQRQRIAIARALALEPELIICDEAVSALDVSIQAQVIALLDGLRARLGISFLFIAHDLGVVRDFADTVIVMQAGQIVERGPTAQIFEAPQHDYTRRLLEANLDPDPDIQAQRRRAGAHP from the coding sequence ATGAATGAAGCCCTGCTCGACGTGCGCAACCTGTCGGTGGATTTCCACACCGCGCGCGGCACCGTGCATGCGGTCAAGAATGTCTCGTGGAGTATCAATCGGGGCGAGACGCTGGCCATTCTGGGCGAGAGCGGCTCGGGCAAGTCGGTCTCTGCCGCGGCGGTGATGAACATTCTCGACGTGCCGCCGGCGCAGATCGTGGGTGGGGAGATCCTGTTCGAAGGCCAGGACCTGCTCAAGGTCAGCTACGAAACCCATCGTGCCCTCAACGGCAAGAAGATCGCCATGATCTTCCAGGATCCGCTAAGCCATCTCAATCCGGTCTATTCGGTGGGCTGGCAGATTATCGAAATGATGACCGCGCATGGGCGACCGGCCGACATGGCGCGGGAGCGGGCGCTCGAACTGATCAGGCGCGTCGGCATTGCCGATGCGGAAGCGGCGCTGCACAAATATCCGCACCAGTTTTCCGGCGGCCAGCGGCAGCGGCTGATGATCGCCATGGCGCTGATGCTCAAACCCGACATCCTGATCGCCGACGAGCCGACCACGGCGCTGGATGTGACCATCCAGGCCGAGGTGCTGGCGCTGCTCAAGGAGCTGCAGGCGGAAACCGGCATGGGCCTGGTGCTGATCACCCATGACCTGGGCGTGGTGGCCGAGATCGCCGATCGCGTCGTGGTGATGAGCGGCGGCGAGATCGTCGAGCAGGGCACGCCGCGCGACGTCTATCACAACGCCCAGCACCCCTATACGCGCCAGCTTATCGGCGCGGCGCCCGGCAAGGGCGAGATCCGGCTGCATGACGAAGCGGCGCCGGTGCTGCTGGAAACGCGCAAGCTGACCAAGACCTATGGCGAATTCACCGCGCTCAGAGATGTGTCGCTGGTGCTGCATCGCGGGCAGACCTTGGCCGTGGTGGGCGAAAGCGGCTCGGGCAAGTCAACGCTGGCGCGGGCCATCCTGCGGCTCGAACAGGCCGATAGCGGGGAGGCCCTGTGGAAGGGCCAGGACCTTCTGGGCCTTAACGCGCGCGACCTGCTCGGCGTGCGGCGGCAGATCCAGATGGTGTTCCAGGACCCCACGCAATCGCTCAATCCGCGCATGTCGGTCTATCAGCTGATCTCGGAGGGCTGGGACATTCATCGCCTGATGCCCGACAAGGCGGCGCGACAGCTGCGGGTGGCCGAGCTGCTTGAGCAGGTCGGGCTGGCGCCGGAAATGGCGCAGCGCTATCCGCACCAGTTTTCCGGCGGCCAGCGGCAACGCATCGCCATTGCCCGGGCACTGGCGCTGGAGCCCGAACTGATCATCTGCGACGAGGCCGTCTCGGCGCTCGACGTCTCCATCCAGGCGCAGGTGATCGCCCTGCTTGACGGCTTGCGGGCGCGGCTGGGGATTTCCTTCCTGTTCATCGCCCATGATCTGGGCGTGGTGCGCGACTTTGCTGATACGGTGATCGTCATGCAGGCCGGGCAGATCGTCGAGCGCGGCCCGACGGCGCAGATTTTCGAGGCACCGCAGCACGACTATACGCGGCGCCTGCTGGAAGCCAATCTCGACCCCGATCCCGATATCCAGGCGCAGCGCCGACGGGCTGGCGCGCATCCATGA